AAACAAATATGGGGAATTGAAGTAGTTGACAAAAAATCACCTTGGAACAACCTAATTCTCTATTCTCCATCTCTTATCGCCTAGTGATGATAAAACAGTATATGGTCTAGGGCATTTGCTCCCAAATCACGAAACGATATGCTATCCCATAAATTAAAATATGCTTACTACCCTGGTTGCGTTGCTCAGGGTGCCTGTGGAGAACTACATTTATCTACCGTTGCTTTATCTCAAGCTTTGGGGATTGAATTAATTGAGTTGAAAAAAGCAGCTTGTTGTGGTTCCGGTACTTTTAAAGAAGATTCTCAACTATTGGAAGATACTGTCAATGCTCGAAATATTGCCTTGGCGGAGGAATTAAATCTACCTTTGATAACCCATTGCAGCACCTGTCAAGGTGTAATTGGTAGTGTTGATGAAAGACTTAAGGAGAGCCAGGAAAATAATCCTGATTATGTTGGTAAAGTCAACGGGTTACTACAGAAAGAAGGTTGTTTACCCTATCGCGGTAATACAGAAGTTATTCATCTCCTCTACGCGCTAATTAAAGATTATGGTTTGGCAGAAATTAGCGATCGCGTCACTCGCAAATTAACAAACCTCAACTGTGCAGCTTTCTATGGTTGCTATTTACTCCGTGGCAAAAAAACTCTGCGGGAAGATGACCCTTTCAATCCCCAAGCGATGGAAAATATCTTTCGCGCGATCGGTGCAAC
The Calothrix sp. 336/3 DNA segment above includes these coding regions:
- a CDS encoding CoB--CoM heterodisulfide reductase iron-sulfur subunit B family protein, whose protein sequence is MLSHKLKYAYYPGCVAQGACGELHLSTVALSQALGIELIELKKAACCGSGTFKEDSQLLEDTVNARNIALAEELNLPLITHCSTCQGVIGSVDERLKESQENNPDYVGKVNGLLQKEGCLPYRGNTEVIHLLYALIKDYGLAEISDRVTRKLTNLNCAAFYGCYLLRGKKTLREDDPFNPQAMENIFRAIGATPIYYRGRTQCCGWPLSSYATTESFKMAGTHIQEAIEAGADCIVTPCPLCHLNLDSRQPEVEKVIGRKLELPILHLPQLIALALGVSPQELGLNRHIVSTKPVLEKLGF